In Synechococcus sp. A18-25c, a single window of DNA contains:
- the rnpA gene encoding ribonuclease P protein component, with translation MVLPASMRLRGHRCFDHLHRRGRRFHSTLMVLRTAPARNELLNRNAALKTSSSTADRARCRVAVVISSKVSKRAVVRNRLRRRLHAHLRSRFEQAPEHGAIWLLVSLKPGVAPESHALLEECDRLLKQAGLTT, from the coding sequence GCTGTTTCGACCACCTTCATCGGCGAGGCAGACGATTTCACAGCACCTTGATGGTGTTGCGCACTGCCCCAGCCAGAAATGAATTGCTGAACCGCAACGCGGCGTTGAAGACCTCATCGTCCACAGCGGATCGCGCACGTTGCCGCGTGGCTGTCGTAATCAGCAGCAAGGTGAGCAAGCGTGCCGTTGTGCGCAATCGCCTGCGTCGCCGCTTGCACGCGCATCTGCGCAGCCGCTTCGAACAGGCACCGGAACACGGTGCCATCTGGCTTTTGGTGAGTTTGAAGCCAGGGGTTGCCCCCGAGAGCCACGCCTTGCTGGAAGAATGCGACAGATTGCTTAAACAGGCAGGGCTGACGACATGA
- a CDS encoding PH domain-containing protein — translation MNGSIQEDTFYEGGPAKGDLIFNLLLGLTLIGLPFAVGGVVRALWLRFKVTSRRISVSGGWLGRDRTQVVYSQIKEVRCVPRGFGAWGDMVLVLTDGSRLELRSMPKFREIETYIEERIKSRPAAKGAESDIASTKGFAA, via the coding sequence ATGAACGGTTCGATCCAGGAAGACACCTTTTACGAGGGGGGCCCTGCTAAAGGGGATCTGATTTTCAACCTCCTTCTGGGCCTCACCCTGATTGGTCTGCCCTTCGCTGTTGGCGGGGTGGTTCGTGCCCTCTGGCTGCGTTTCAAGGTCACCAGCCGGCGCATCTCCGTGAGCGGCGGCTGGCTGGGCCGCGATCGCACCCAGGTTGTTTACAGCCAGATCAAGGAAGTGCGCTGTGTGCCTCGGGGCTTCGGTGCTTGGGGGGACATGGTGCTGGTGCTAACAGACGGCTCGCGCTTGGAACTTCGCTCCATGCCTAAGTTCCGAGAGATCGAGACTTACATCGAGGAACGGATTAAGTCCCGTCCTGCGGCCAAAGGTGCAGAGAGCGACATCGCTTCCACCAAGGGATTCGCTGCCTGA